Within uncultured Methanoregula sp., the genomic segment TCTTTCCATCGAATCTTTGGGTTATCATTTATTTTTTTGAAAATCTCTTCAAGATGCTCTTCGCTATAATTTTTCCTTATTGAAAGATAATACGGAATCTCATATTTCCGGAGATTATTTCGTGGAATATAATTCATCATTCCGAGCCAAATCGACTCCGTGACAAAGGGAGAAATTATATCAATTAGAGGACATGGATCATAATCCAAGAAAGGCTCGATAGATACACTGGTTCTATATCCCTCCTTAAAAGCGTACTGGATGGATGTCAATCGCTCTTCGAATAGAGGAGCATTTGGCTCCCAAAATTTCAATAACAGATCATCAAAAGAAGTGATCGTAAATCGAAATTGAATCTGATTTTTGTAGTCTGAAAATTCTTTATGAATTCTCTTAATGATTGCTAATCTCGGTTTGGTTGTCACTAATACTTCGTTATCACTATTAAGCAGATTTCCTAATACTGAAAAACAAGCCTCTTCGTACTCTGGTAAATCGAAGAAATCATGAGAGCTGGGGAACATCACCCTTCCTGGAAATTTTCTGAATTTAGTTTTTACAACATCCTCCCGGATACTCATTTGTTCC encodes:
- a CDS encoding radical SAM protein codes for the protein MMKNKKHCSEQKIPTGTKEWADHNVNCIKGCYNNCRYCYAMIMAKRFGRATAATWEQMSIREDVVKTKFRKFPGRVMFPSSHDFFDLPEYEEACFSVLGNLLNSDNEVLVTTKPRLAIIKRIHKEFSDYKNQIQFRFTITSFDDLLLKFWEPNAPLFEERLTSIQYAFKEGYRTSVSIEPFLDYDPCPLIDIISPFVTESIWLGMMNYIPRNNLRKYEIPYYLSIRKNYSEEHLEEIFKKINDNPKIRWKDSIKTKLKICSKNKNSNFVASY